TTGATTGTTGCGTATCCTAGAGATAATAATTTGCCTGGGAATGTATCAGGACCGCTTTTCGCTAATTTTCTCAAAACTCAAGATGGACAGTATCTCCTTCAGCAAGCAAACCTTGTGCCGCTGCAAGCTGTACCTAAAAACTACACATTATCGTCATCTACTCGCAATCGTTAGGGAGCGCAATTACTATGAGCCAAATTCCTCGTTGTCCAGAACCAAGCTGCTCTTTCTTTAATCAAGTACTACCACACACAGCCAAAATTTGTCCAATGTGCGGTACTTCCTTGGCACAAGCAGTACAACCGCCTATTAAGGCAGCTTCGACAGATCACTATGCTCAAACTCCCACTCCTTCGCCCCAGCGTTCATCAACAATTAATAATCAGGAACGTCCTCAGCTAAAATTGCATCATCCGAGCCAACAAAGTTTTGTATTGCTTAGGAAGTCTGGCGTAATTGGTCGTCAAAGTATAGCTGATGGTATGCGTCCTGACATCGATTTAACAGGACTGCCCCATGCAGGTATCATCTCTCGCGCCCATGCTCATCTCTACTGGGAGATTGCTCAAAAAGCTTACATGATTGTTGATGATAGCCGAAACGGTAGCTACCTCAATGATAAATTATTACCTCGTGGAGCGCCCCATTCATTGAATAATGGTGATAAATTACAGTTTGGTCAGGATGGGTTGATTTGCTTGCAGGTTGAATTGATTGGTGATTCAACTTAAATTGCGATGCATGAAACTTATTTTTGTTTGGTTAGCAAGTAAATCTAGAGTTAAAACATTATTGTAACCTTCTTCTTAAATAAAACATAAACCAGAACACTTAAAATATTATTATACGGCAAAAAACAGAGCGATCGCTCTGTTTTTTGCTACAATTTTGTAATCCCAGAAACCGCGAGCAAAACCAGTAGTAAAACTAACGTAGTTGAGGGATTTAACCGTACTTTACGTCAAAGAGTCTAACGTTTGGTTAGAGAAACTCTGTCATTCTCCAAAAAGTTAAAAAAATAGATCGGAGCTATCTGGTATTTCATCCATTGCTACAGTAAGTTACTACAAATTTAGGGCTATCTACCTTACCATTTAAAACTACTAAACAGTTTCATTTTAAGGAAGAGAGTTACTCTCAATTAATATTTATTATTTCGCTCCTGGCGAGTTGTTGTTTGCTGGTCATTTTCTGCTCTTTGATTAAATGGGTTTTCGACTGTTTCTTTAATCTTAGAGTCAGCAATATTGGTTATTTTGTATCTTATTTGATAGGATAGCCTATCAATAATTCCGTCAAACATTCTACGAAAAAAGTATCCAATTGATTCCATAATTTTTACCTTGTAATTGAGAGGATATTAGAGATTAATCTTGATTAAGTTCATCTTAGTTTAGCAGACTATGAAATGAGACTATACTTATGTCTAGTTTGTTAATAAGTTTAAAAAAAAATTTAGCAGATAATATTTTAAATAAATAACTAGCTTTTACTAACAAACAAAAATAATAAAGCGACTACTCTATTGTTTTAAATGCCTTAAAATCAGATAAAAGTATTATTTAATCTCTGAGTTTGCTCGTATAGTGAACAGAAATTAAAGAGAAGTTAAAGCAGAGGATTTCTCCGTTCAATAAGCATCTCTGCAAGAGATTCCAAACTTCGGAAGAAGACGTTCAAATGGGAGAAGAGGCGGATTTCCGTCGAGATCCTGGCAATCGAGCATTAGATAAGTACAGTCGAATGCTTCATAAGGAAGTTCTGAAGGGGAAAAGTAAAACTCCACACGTTGCTATGGTTGAGCTTGATGGAAATATACACGCAGCAGGTAACTCAGGAAAAAGACGTGTAACGGAGGATGATTCTATTGAAGCTCAAGAACGAATATTAAAGATTACCGAACCAGAAGCAACACAGGATTCACAGGAACATAATGATGATGAGCGAATGAAAAAAGATATTTCAAAATTATCAGCCTTGAGAGAAGGCACGTACCATTCAGATGAAAATGAAAGTGTTAATTTACGTGGAATCAAGGAGGCGATAGAAAATAACTCAATACAATGGCATCAATTAGATAAGCGGGAACAAAAAAATGGAAGCAAGCACGGCGAGATGGCTTTACATGAGGAAATATCGGAACATGCAGGGAGAAATAAACGGCCTCAAAACAAAAAAAAGGAAGACATATATGTTGGAGGAGTGAAAAAAGACTGTTTATTCTGTCAATGGGCTCATGCAATTCTAAATGAATATGTCTATGCTGAACTTGGATATCAGGTTTTGACATCAGGGACTCATGGTGAGGCATTTTCTAACTGGATAGCCCCGCAAGAACTTCTTGACAATGAAAAGGCACTGGCGGCTTTTAAGGAAAAGTTAGAAAAGCTCGACCATACCGATGATAGTGGAACTTGGGAAATGGAGAACGGAAAAGTAGATAAAAAGCCAAAAGGCAACTATCAAAAGACAAAAGGAAATTCGCACAGCCCTTACGAGCTGACGGGGAGACAACCTTGATAATTAAGATAGGACAAAGGCTTTAGAGGATTTAGTAACCAGATACAAATACTAGTGTAATTGACTTAATAATCAAGGTAGAAATCCCCAAAACTAGTAAAATTATTAAATAATTACGCTCATTTTAGATTATGGGACTGGAGACCAATAAAAATAACTGTCTAGTTAAATAGAAGACAGTTATAAAATTTAAAATGTTGCCTTTATTTTATCTCGATTATCTCAAAACTTATCTTCCAGACTCGGAATTATTGACATTACAAATTTTAGTTTGGCTCTTGCAGGCTCATCGACAAGTAAGAATTGAAAGATTAGCATCGAGCTTCCCCTATCCAATAAAATGTGAAAGCAGAAGAAAAAAGATTCAAAGATTCTTAATTATTCCTAGATTAAGTTTATCTTTACTTTGGTTTCCCTTAATCAAAAAGATAATTTCAACTCAGTTTAGTCAAGGCGATCGCTTAATCATAACTATCGACCGAACACAATGGAAAGCCAATAATATTTCAATGGCAAGTGTTATTTGGAAAAAGCGCACCGCCTGCGCTGAGGTTTCCTCAGCGTAAAGACGGAGCAAGCAGAGAGCCTTACCAATTTATTGGTTACTCTTATCAAAGAAGGGTAGTAGTAATTTCTACGAGCAAGTAGCTACAATTAGACCTGTACTTAAGTTACTTAAAGAGTATGATTTAGTAGTCATTGGGGATAGGGAATACAGAAGTACGGCTTTAGCACTCTGGCTAAGTAAAAAGAAAATAAACTTTGTTTTAAGATTAAATAAAAATACTTTAATCAAGCCCAGATATCAGAAATATCAATCTCTCAGTACTTTGAATGTTCAACCAGGAGAACGTACTTTGTATTCTAAAGTATTAGTTACAGAATCGGTTAGAAAAGAACGATTTAATGTCGTAGTTTATTGGCGCAGAAAATATAAAAATAAACAATTACCCCATCCTTGGTATTTACTGACAAGTCTAGAAAACAAGCAGGAAGTCATTAAAATATTTGCTGCTAGTGGTGGAATAGAAGCAATGTTCCGTGATTGTAAGAGTGGTGGTTATAATCTCGAAGGAAGCCAAGCCAATTCTCAACGTCTCACTAATTTAATTCTTTTAATAGCGATTGCATATACTGCTAGTTGTTTAGCGGGATTAAAGATTAGGAATACTGGATATCAAGAATATATCAATCGCCTAAAGATTGAAGGTAGAAATAGACCAAGACATAGTTATTTCTGGACGGGATTATATGGCACTACATGGGTATTGAGCATGGATATCTGTTGGCAATGGGTCGAAAAATTAATGAGAACTGCTATCAATAAATTGCCATTTTATCTTCAAGGTCTGGCAGCTATGAAGCGCATACAGAGTATAGTCTAGCTTGGTTGTCCCCCCGTCAGCCTTACGAGTCCGATTCGGAATGAGATTACTTAGCATTAAGTAATCGTGGTTAAACTAGAATGGCATTAAAAAAAGCTCTAAGGCTTTGTGCTTTGAGAAATTTGCAATTGCTTGTGTAATTCATGCCGAAGCTTTGTAATAAAAGGGTATGCTTTTGGGTGGCATTTCTCGATTCGTGCTTCATTCCTACTAGAGAGATCGCTCTGTTGTTTGCTACAATTTTGTAATCCCAGAAACCGCGAGCAAAACCAGTAGTAAAATTAACGTAGTTGAGAGATTTAACTGTACTTTGCGTCAAAGAGTCTAACGTTTGGTTAGAGAAACTGGGAAATTAAAATATCTCGCTCGTGCCATTGATAGTCAGGGTCAGACAATTGATTTTCTCCACTTCTGCTAAAAGAGATGTTCAAGCTGCAAAACGATTCCTCGATAAAGCTCTTAAGCAATGAGATTCAGATGTAGCCTGAGTAATAAAGAAAGACAAAGCAAAAGCTTATCTAAAAGCGATTGGAGAGCTTAAAGAGTCTAGTTTACTAGCTGAATCTATTGAACACTACCGCAGTTAAATACTTGAATAATTTGCTCGAACAAGACCATCGTTATACAAGGCTGCGAATTAATTATTAACCAGTCAAATCAAAAATGTGAAACGAGATGATCTTATGGGTCAAATTAAGTTTATTCATTACAATCGAAGTTTTAACTATGATTTTTTTAGGAAAGGTAAATTGCTTTGGTTCTCGATTTTTTCGTCCATCAACATCGTGTTGTAATTCAATACCAATAGTGTATTATCCCCTCAGCAATTTAAGGTATATTTATGATATACAAATAGCGATCGCTGCTCACTTTTAGTACAAACTTCGCCAACATTTTTATGAGTGTATACTTGGTTTTGCTACCCTGGCAGTGGAGTAACGTTAACACTTGTCCCCCCTGGCACTGATAGCATTGAAATCTTTGGAGCCTTAATGGTGATTGCGGAAACTGACGTTAAATCAATTGGAGCGACTGAAAATGCTGAAATTGGTCCACCTGCCTTTATGCTAGCAGCGCCTACTGCATTAACACTGGCAAGACCACCAGCATTAACGTTAACAGCACCAGCACTAGTAACCGTAACGCCTGCCGTTCCATTTACATTAACCGTTCCTGTGGTATTAAGGGCAACATTCATGCCGAGGTCGCGGAAGGTGAGGGATTGTCCCGCTCTAGTTCTAACGCTAATGAAAGATCTCGTATCATTTAAGATCACTTGATTTCTACCTGACGTTTTAATTTCAATCTTTTTTGAACTACTTTTGTCGTCCATGCGAATGGTATGCCTACCAGCAGTTTTAATTTCTATAAATTTCTGACTATCGTTGATGTCGATACGATGTCCGTCCTTAGTTTTAATATAGATTCCTGCTTTAGATTTTTTATGGTCTTCCTCGACAAATTGAATTTCATGTCCTGTACGGGTTTTAATGGTGCGTAGTCTTACTTTGCCATTCTTGACGGTATCAGCAACCGGTTCCACCGTTTTGTCTTTGCCATTCCAGACACCCCCCACTATGTAGGGTCGATGAATATCGCCGTGTTCAAAACCGACAAGCACTTCATCATTAATTTCTGGCAAACAATAAAATCCTCTTTTATTAGCTGCTCCTAAACCCACTACCCTAGCCCAATGGCTTTCATGATCCATGGTTAAAGTGGGAAATTTTACTTTAACGCGACCCCAACCTTTTGGATCTTTATTATTAGTTACTAAACCTACCAAGAGAGTTTGACCAGGTTGCAAATGTGTTTTAGGCGGCAATGTAGAAAGTAAGCTGCCTTCTCTAAGCCCTCGAACTGCAAAATTAGTTGTGTAGTTCCCACGGATGTAATGGTGACAAGTTCCTGTTACATAGTATTTACCGCTATAGCGAGTTCCCAGTTTTGCAAGTTCAATCACTTTGCCTGGTCGAATTCTAGGGTCTCCTATAGCTTTGGCATCAGCAGTCACAAAATCTCCGCCTAGCACATTACAAATCGCCTGAGCCATCTGTTTTGCTTCTTTTGCAGTATCTACAGGTTGGTCAACCACAATCATCTTAGGAGGTTGTTTCATTTTAAACTTTTGAGCGATGCTGCTCCCATTGCCATTTCCCGTCTCTGTGACCAATTGTTCCTTCGAGACAGTTTCTGAGATCAACTTTTTCTGACTATAATCCCAGCTATTAACCTGGACTGAACTAACTTGTTTGGCACTGGTAACTCTTACATCAAAGCTCGTAACCTCCTCAAGCCACTCCAGCTTGAAAGAACCTTCACTTTTGGGCTTGCGAAAGAAAATCTTGTTGTTCTGTACAAAGAGTTCAAACCCTATTTTTGCGGCGCGCTCCCGTAGAAACTCCATATTGGTCTGATTTTCTTGAAAAACATATTCGTGGGGGATACCACTTGCATCTAATTGACCGATTTTAATCCTCGCTTCTTGAGCGACACGTCGTACAATATCAGTATCTGTACAGTTTAGAAAAGACCGATTGTTGCGACCCCGATGCAGTCGATGGGAAACGTCATAGCCACGTACGATAATATGGGCTTCAGATGTATGGGAAAATTCGACTTCAATGCCTGTAATTTCGCCATCGATCAACCGCTCCTCTATTTCGGCCTCCTGAAAATCAACATCTTCTGTCGTACTAGCCTCAAATCCAATCGAAATTTGATCGCCAATATTAAAGTACTTTTCGTGTTGCCAAGGTTTACTGTTCTCGCTCGCGCTAACATAGACATTATGGATTTTAATAACAAACATACTCGGCATGTGTAAACTTTCATCCACAACAATTTCCAAAGTGTCATTTATTAGTTCTTCTGGTGCTTTCGTACCATTTAGTTTGATTATAGGCTTGTTTAAATAAAGGTTTGGACTATTGTTAGTAGACGTTGTTCGATTAATTTTGGTAGGCATTGGCAAGATACGCTCTGTGTTGTTGAATAAAAATTTAGAGGTTATTCCTTTGAGTAGGATATATTCTTAGATTGAGATAACCTTTAGCAGGTTTTAGAATTTAGGCAAGTCTTTTATCAGGGACTCCTATTGCTGGTGGCTTTCCTCCTGGCAGATTTTCAGGATCGACTTCTTGAAGTCCAATATTAACGATCGCTTTAACAGGAGTGCCATCAGGTAGAAAGAGGGTGAGTCGATAGTTCAAACTCGTCATGACGCAGTGAAAATAACTATCGTGCCAAGTTAAAATATAGACTGGCGGGCGAGTACGAGTATTACTACGAGCCGTCGCACCCTTTTTAATATTGTCAATATATCCCTTGAGAACAGATTTCTTTGTCTCGTAAGTATCGAATAATAAATTCTGTAAGGTAAATGAATAGGGTTCTACTCCAGAGAAATTAACCTTTGGCAATAAAGTGGTTCCTCGATTGCCTACGTCATAATCCCAATTTATCTGCCGAGTAAAATCAAGTTCTGATGGATTAAACATGAACTCAATATCTTTGGCTTGTCCGCTAGGGTCACTATGAACCATCAGCTTTGCTTTTTCAAGTTTCATTGCGTTTTCCTCAGTCCTTTGAATACAGTAAAGTTACTAAGCTAAAAAGCCTACAGACCGTCCCCGTCGCTCGCGATCGCACGCTAAACGGTGGTACAAAAGCTGCTCGATTTCCTCAGCTAAAGATGCACCGTTAGAGCGTTTTGATTTGAACTCGATAGGGCGGTTAATCTTGGTCACGATCGAGTTCTACTTAACGTCGATCAAGCTCCAGTTGACATTGATTTCCAAGCACTTTCAGCAAAATATCCCTTCGCATCCCTAGAGACTGCATCGCCACCAGCAGACTGCTTGCCGATTTTTAAACCTTCAAAGGCTAAAGTCAATTCCTCAACTGCAACCATATTGCCATCAGCCTCTAAACTAGGGAGTTTCCATCCCACTGGAATAGCACCAATCAAGCACCAGCTCTTCATGATATCCCCAGCTTGATTGAATGTCAGAATATTAACGTTGCGTCGCTGTGTTATTCCTTCAAATAATTCGCCTAACCATTTTGAAAAGGTATAATCGTCAGTCATTCCCCGCTTTAGTGTGATATCTGAAAAACGAGTTTGTCCTAAACTGATTCTTTGCTGCTCGTTTACGCCACCCTCGTGATATACCTCCTTTTCCACTTCAATACTGATGCCCGAACATTCTGAAAATGAGGCAACTATATTTGTGCCGATTTCTATATAGAATCGGTTAGTTGTGACGTAGTTTTTGACGTTAGAATTGGATTGTTGCGTAGTCATTTTATTGTTTTCCTATACAAGAGTTACCGATTCTCTCTTTTTGAATTTTGAGATTTCTGTAAAGTCGTTCGTGAACGCGATCGCATAATTGATGTATTAGCACCAGATTGTTAAGATACTGTTGAGCTAACTGTGTCAGGCGGTTATGCTCAACTGTGTAAGCTAAGCTTGTATGACTAGAATTTTGGGACATGGAGATCACCGCATCATTAATGAGCGTCAATTTCTTAAAAATTACTTCCAACTCTGAATCAGCATCTGGGCATCTTTAAAAAAGTAGCTCGTCTCAGAAATTTGTTTAGCTTCAAAGATCGCACCACGAAATCTACCATTTCTAGCCAATTCTTTTGCCAAACAAAGTCTACAAAGATCTAACTCCCGCAGTTTTTTCTGATACTGTTCCAAGCTAGGCTGCTCACCTGAAGCGATCGCATTATGAGTAGAATAATTGAGGGGGGTTGAAGATGGCAGTTCTAAAATCTTCCCCATAGCTGGCTGCCTGCCTAGATGAAAAAGAGATTGTGGTTGCTTTAGGGCAATCTTTCTCCAGAACGAGCCTAATGTCCGAAACATATTCCGAATACTTGGATGGAATAGTTGAATATGCGCTCGATTTTTTGGCACAGTCGTCAGTGTTGATAAGTGCGGAGATTTTGGCATTCTCGATTGGATAAGTGTTTGATTCAGATTGGTAGACAAAGGCGGCGTTGCTTGATAAACTCTTTGCTCCGCTGGATTATAAATAGCTGAGTCCGAGTATTGGATGATAGTCCGCTCTGTAAGGTTTTGAACAACAGAATCTGAGTGCTGGACAATGGTGTTGTTGTGATTTTGAACTACAGTAGCCTCAGCAGCATTAAGATTTTTAGAATCATCCTCTAAGGAAAATTGAGCAAAAGGATCTTGCGTACGGTTTATTGCCTCAAAGGTTTGGGTAGGTTGAGATGAAGAGCCGCTCTGTTGTGCCACTCTAGGTTTTTGTGGCAAAGATACGTCATCGACTAATACTACTGAAGGAGTAGAATCTTGGGGTTTTGGGTTTTGCAAGATGGTTTTGTCGTTTCCTGCTTCTGCTTTTGAAAGAGGACGTGCGACTTGCACAATGGTTATCTGTTTAGAGATTTGTGCTGATAATGGTTCTGCGTTGATGTTGGTGTTCATTACGTTCTGAGAAGGTCTGAGCGATGGAGTTTTAACTGAGTTCCCGACCGATTTAGACTGGGATGATATGCGATCGTTTACTTCTACCTGTTTGAGTGTTTCCTCTAATGTTTGCTTAGCAGGGTCGAGATCGTTGGGTAAATTCTGCATAGACTGTTTCATAATCTTTGAGTGTATAGGTTCAAACATCAATAGACATTTATCTTTAAGGCAACAATTCTTTTAAAATTGTACCAATTGGATTTAGCAGCGAAGTAGCTTAAAGCGCCAAGATAAAGGCACAAAAAGCAAAAGCGTTAATCAAGTCTTTTATTAGTTTTTCCAGTTGGTATAAATTTTGTATCTACTTCTAAGCAACTACTTAGAGCTAGACTATCTAAAATATAGGCAAGTTTGAGGTAGAAGAGATCCGACTTCTGTCTAATAAAGCAGTGTTGCAAAAACTTGAAACTGTTGTGTAGTAGTGTTCAACTACTGTATATTGTGACTATTTGATGAATTTAAGTTCCCCTTCTTTGGAATAGATGGGTAAATTTGGAAATAAAAAAGCTGAATATGGAGCTTACCTTTATCTTATTGGTTTTATCTCAACTTTTTGCCACATTACCCAGGAAAGCATCCCCTGGGGCAGGGATAGAGATTTTGGCACTCCGCCAGTGCCATTCACTTCGCCAACAGTATCGCTAGCCCAGATCTAGACCTAATTAGACAGAAGTCGGATCTATTCTAATTAAAGTTGTTATTCAATATAAAGCAGCCCAAATATTTTTCTTTACTATGCTTACCAGCTCAGTTATCGATGCCAGTTTGACTACGCAAAATGTAACCTTTCGCCCTGGTGGATCGTCAGTTTCTTTTGGTGTTTCAGTCATCAATCGTAGCGATCGCTTTGCGTCATTTCAACTTGAAATTCAAGCGGCAGGAGCAGGTAAGCAGAGTAACTGGTATCACCTCTCACCAGATGTCTCAACAGCCAAACCACCTGGCGATCGCACTAATTTTCAGGTCGAGATTTTAGATTCTCCACTCCCAAATTTTGTCGGGGTTGTCAATCTAACGGTACGGGTTTCTTCGCCCCAGCTCCCTGAGGAACGACGATTAGTTCTGCGGTTGATGATAGAACCGAGCGGTGAATTAAACCTACTGAGGGTAAGATTACCTACCGAGCGGTTTCAAGTCTATCCTCGTAACATTGTAGATATTCCCGTGATTGTCAAGAATATTGGATCGCAGCCTTTAGAAGTGCACTTGCAGTGTACACTTGAGACGACTTGGCTACCAGGTAGCTCTGAGCGGCGTATACAAATTCCAGCAAATGAAGAGATAACAGCAACTTTCCCATGTCAACCCCTTGGCGTAGATCGAGTTGTAAGTCGTGATTATCCCTTCGTTATCATCGCCAAAAGTCTTATAGGTTCTGCTGTTGAAGCACATGGTATTTTAGAAGTTCTGCCTGTTGGGTTCATGCGGTTTGAAGTCCAGCCTCAGAAGCAACGCATCCCAGCGAAAAGACCCTGGTTTCCCAATTGGCGATCGCGTAGCAGCACCTTCCAACTGTTGTTTAAAAATAACAGTAATCTGTTGCAAACACTCGATCTTGAAGTACGAGGTCGAGACGCGAAACGATGCAAAATTCAGGTTAATCCAGAGAACCTCGTTCTGCCATTGGGAGAGACAACTTTTGCGAACCTAAATATTTCCCCCCGTCGTTCCTGGGTCGGTTGGCCACAAAAACTAAAATTTGAGGTCAAGCCTTGGCTATCAGATCCAAGATTAGGGAGTTGCGATCCTGCAACCCAAATTTTGTTCTTGAAGGTTTTCCCAATTGTACCCCTATGGTTATTACTGGCATTGCTCTCAATGATTGTAGCCATTGTATTTAGACCAATACCCATCACTCATCTAGCTGGTGTTAATGCTGTACAATTCAGCGGCACGAGTGGCAGATTGCCGCTGGTAATGAGTACCTCAGATGACTGTTCAATTCGGACTTGGGGGGTAACGAATTGGGGAACGCCAAAACCTCTAGGTGCTTTGAGTAAGGGAACGTTAGCCAAAACTTGCACCGATGCTCAACCTAAATCTTCCCAGGGACTGCTTGCAATTTCTGACCAGGCAATCCGATCCCTAGCACTAACTCCAGTGAAAAATAATCAGGTCTTTGCAGGTTTAGAGAATGGTATCGTTCAAGTTTGGGATATCAACACTGGGAAGGAACTTTATACGCTCAAAGATCCCAAAGACCCGACAAGCGATCGTATTCTGGATTTGATGTTTACTCGCAACTCTTTAACGCTATACGCCAGCTATGGCAGCGGAATCATTCGGAGTTGGCAAAGACCGAGAGATGTCCGTTTTGATTCAAAGCCTGCTAAGGTTTTAGAGGTGCCCGATCGCTACGCATATCAAGCCTGGACTTTAGCACTTAGTCCAGATGAAAAGACCCTTGTAAGTGCTGGACAGTTTAAGCGACTTGTTTTGTGGAATGTTGCAACCTCGGAACCTCGCCAGCTAAGGCTCTTAGATCGTGATCAAAATCGTGGAGAAAACGACTTTTTCTGGGATGTAAGCTTTGCGCCCAATTCTTCTATCCTAGCAGCTTCTGATTCTGATGGTTATATTACTTTTTGGAACCTAAATCAATGTCAAAAGACACCACAAAAGTTGGCGAAAGAACAGCTTCCTCAGCAAAGCTGTGTACAACTGGCGAGGTGGCAAGCCTCAAAAACATCGGTTCGTAGCATTTTATTTACTCCAGATCGACGATGGCTCGTGAGTGCAGGCGATGATGGTCAAATCCTCGCTTGGCATCTGACCACAAAAGGCACTCCCGAGCCTACTCAAAAACCGAAGCGAATCGCAACTGTGCATAGTAAGATTACTTCTTTAGATGCAATCGATACAGAGGAGGGAGTTTGGATTGCCAGCGGCTCCGATGACGCACGAGTCCGCCTTTATCGCTTTGACATAGACGAATAAGGCAAAAGAACTGAGACCTCTTTGAGAGGAATTTACTACCAAAAGCGGGGTATAGTTACCACTCAATTATTTCCCTAAAGCCCATTTGGCAGTTATCTGTGTAGAAATAGCATTTGACTGAGGAAGCCCGCGTCGCGCGAACTGGAGTTCGCCGCCGTTCGGTCAGAACGTCGAAGCTCTCGCCTTGCTTGGCGCAAGGGCAAGTCTCAGTGTTGGCAAAAAGTGTTTCCTAAATCCCGCTCTCACTAGCAATAATATTTTGGTTCGCCTGCGTTGACCGCCGCTATTAATATACTCGGCTAGTCCTTTACTGAAGAAGCTGTAAAAATGTTAAATACGACCACACCACTCAAAGTTATACTGAATCCGCCCACTCGTCTAGAGGGATTTTCAGGGGAGAGCGTTACCCTTCACATTAGTCTGATTAATCAAGGCGACCAGGGAGCCATAATTGATGTGTTTATCGATCCCGTAGCTCAGGACATATTGCCATGGTGTCCATCCTCAAGAAAGCGGGTTGCCCTCGATCCCCAACAGGCTTGTGAAGTCAGCCTACTCTTTAAGATTCCTTCAGAAGCTCTACCAGGAAGTTATCCCTACACGGTAGTAGTAGATGCTCCAGAACATTATCCAGAAGAAACTCCGATTCATTACCCAGGTTCTCTTGAAGTTCTAGTCAAAGAGCAGATTGCTGTACGATCGCAAAAGCCCACCTTTTCACTTTGCCCAGCAACTAGTCCGACCCAACCCTTACTAATTGAGCCCAGTCAGCACCAGTCTCTATTAGTAGTCGTGAACAACCACTCCAGTCGAGTGGATCGGTTTCGGCTTTGTTGTTTTGACTTGGATAAAACA
This DNA window, taken from Pleurocapsa sp. FMAR1, encodes the following:
- a CDS encoding FHA domain-containing protein → MSQIPRCPEPSCSFFNQVLPHTAKICPMCGTSLAQAVQPPIKAASTDHYAQTPTPSPQRSSTINNQERPQLKLHHPSQQSFVLLRKSGVIGRQSIADGMRPDIDLTGLPHAGIISRAHAHLYWEIAQKAYMIVDDSRNGSYLNDKLLPRGAPHSLNNGDKLQFGQDGLICLQVELIGDST
- a CDS encoding VgrG-related protein, which encodes MPTKINRTTSTNNSPNLYLNKPIIKLNGTKAPEELINDTLEIVVDESLHMPSMFVIKIHNVYVSASENSKPWQHEKYFNIGDQISIGFEASTTEDVDFQEAEIEERLIDGEITGIEVEFSHTSEAHIIVRGYDVSHRLHRGRNNRSFLNCTDTDIVRRVAQEARIKIGQLDASGIPHEYVFQENQTNMEFLRERAAKIGFELFVQNNKIFFRKPKSEGSFKLEWLEEVTSFDVRVTSAKQVSSVQVNSWDYSQKKLISETVSKEQLVTETGNGNGSSIAQKFKMKQPPKMIVVDQPVDTAKEAKQMAQAICNVLGGDFVTADAKAIGDPRIRPGKVIELAKLGTRYSGKYYVTGTCHHYIRGNYTTNFAVRGLREGSLLSTLPPKTHLQPGQTLLVGLVTNNKDPKGWGRVKVKFPTLTMDHESHWARVVGLGAANKRGFYCLPEINDEVLVGFEHGDIHRPYIVGGVWNGKDKTVEPVADTVKNGKVRLRTIKTRTGHEIQFVEEDHKKSKAGIYIKTKDGHRIDINDSQKFIEIKTAGRHTIRMDDKSSSKKIEIKTSGRNQVILNDTRSFISVRTRAGQSLTFRDLGMNVALNTTGTVNVNGTAGVTVTSAGAVNVNAGGLASVNAVGAASIKAGGPISAFSVAPIDLTSVSAITIKAPKISMLSVPGGTSVNVTPLPG
- a CDS encoding CIS tube protein; the protein is MKLEKAKLMVHSDPSGQAKDIEFMFNPSELDFTRQINWDYDVGNRGTTLLPKVNFSGVEPYSFTLQNLLFDTYETKKSVLKGYIDNIKKGATARSNTRTRPPVYILTWHDSYFHCVMTSLNYRLTLFLPDGTPVKAIVNIGLQEVDPENLPGGKPPAIGVPDKRLA
- a CDS encoding phage tail protein; amino-acid sequence: MTTQQSNSNVKNYVTTNRFYIEIGTNIVASFSECSGISIEVEKEVYHEGGVNEQQRISLGQTRFSDITLKRGMTDDYTFSKWLGELFEGITQRRNVNILTFNQAGDIMKSWCLIGAIPVGWKLPSLEADGNMVAVEELTLAFEGLKIGKQSAGGDAVSRDAKGYFAESAWKSMSTGA